The nucleotide window TTAGTCTTTATTAAGCCACTTGATAAAGAGCTGCTTTTAGGGCTTGCAAGAGACAAAAAGCGCTGGTATGTAATAAGCGATAGCGCAAAAAATGGCGGCGTGGGCGATATTTTAAGTGCATTTTTACAGGAAAATAGCCTCCATGACGTGGCTTTATATAGTTTTGAATATAAAGACGAGTTTATAAAGCATGGAAATACAAAAGATGTCGAGCGTGATTTAGGAATTAGTGCCGATTTTATAGTTGATAAAATATTAAAGGATAATAAATATTACTTATAAACTTCATTTAATTTTTTTATAGTAGAATTACAATTCGAATTTTAAACTTAAACCCATTAGGATTGTTATGGACTACGTAAATTTATTAAAGACTCACGGCTTAAAGGTTACCCCGCAGCGTATCAGCGTCTTGAGGGTACTAGGGGCTCATACGCATCCGACAATTGACGAGCTATATGAAGAGATAAGAAAAGAAAACCCCTCTATCTCACTAGCTACTGTGTATAAAAATTTAAACACGCTAAAAGATGAAGGCTTGGTTGTTGAGGTTAATATAGTAAATCAAAAATCAAGATATGACATCTACGAAAAGCCTCATATCCACGTCATTTGCGAAAGCTGCGGTGCGGTTGAGGATATTGGAATGAGTGATGATACATTAGAGCAGTATCAGCATATTTTAGAGCGTAAGATAGGAAATATAGTCGAGCGCTTAAACGTAGTAGCCAGCGTCGCAAACTGTAAAAAGTGCTTAAAATAGGGGGAATTTAAGCCTATTATTGCTAAAATAGAGCATTTAGCAAAGGGAGGTCGGTGTGAAACTTAAACGCAGGTACGTTTTAAAAGATAACTCGCTTGCCTCCTTTTTGGCTGATTGTGGCGTAGCTTTGACGCCTAAAATCACC belongs to Campylobacter sp. 19-13652 and includes:
- a CDS encoding Fur family transcriptional regulator, coding for MDYVNLLKTHGLKVTPQRISVLRVLGAHTHPTIDELYEEIRKENPSISLATVYKNLNTLKDEGLVVEVNIVNQKSRYDIYEKPHIHVICESCGAVEDIGMSDDTLEQYQHILERKIGNIVERLNVVASVANCKKCLK